In Halobaculum sp. XH14, a single genomic region encodes these proteins:
- a CDS encoding SDR family oxidoreductase, with protein sequence MNERNDDHDRTDGGAQTMTNLDGDVAIVTGSSRGIGRATAERLANDGASVLVNYVADEDAAKGTLDAIDADGGEAIVVQGDVSEADDVERLFDEAEAAFGRVDIVVNAAGIAICGRLSDFAEADFERVFDVNAKGTFLVLREAANRIAEGGRIVDFSTVGTARGGSGIGPYAGSKAAGERMVIALAEELGEWGIRVNTVSPGITDTDGLLMSDETVERMVERTPLGRRGRADEVADVVAFLVSADGRWVTGQTIHPSGGWEIGW encoded by the coding sequence ATGAACGAACGAAACGACGACCACGATCGGACGGACGGTGGCGCACAGACGATGACCAACCTCGACGGGGATGTGGCTATCGTGACTGGTTCCTCGCGCGGCATCGGCCGTGCGACCGCCGAGCGACTCGCGAACGACGGCGCGTCCGTCCTCGTCAACTACGTGGCCGACGAGGATGCGGCGAAAGGCACCCTCGACGCGATCGATGCCGACGGCGGCGAAGCGATCGTCGTCCAGGGAGACGTGAGCGAAGCGGACGACGTCGAGCGATTGTTCGACGAGGCCGAAGCCGCGTTCGGACGCGTCGATATCGTCGTCAACGCTGCGGGAATTGCCATCTGCGGACGACTGTCGGACTTCGCGGAGGCGGACTTCGAACGCGTCTTCGACGTTAACGCGAAGGGAACCTTCCTGGTTCTCCGGGAGGCGGCGAACCGCATCGCCGAGGGCGGACGAATCGTCGATTTCTCGACCGTGGGAACTGCACGGGGTGGATCGGGAATCGGTCCCTACGCCGGCAGCAAAGCGGCGGGAGAGCGGATGGTAATCGCGCTCGCCGAAGAACTCGGCGAGTGGGGCATCAGGGTCAACACGGTCTCGCCCGGGATCACGGACACCGATGGGCTACTGATGAGCGACGAGACGGTCGAACGGATGGTCGAACGGACGCCTCTCGGTCGCCGCGGACGGGCGGACGAGGTCGCTGACGTGGTCGCCTTCCTCGTCAGTGCCGACGGGCGGTGGGTGACCGGACAGACCATCCACCCATCCGGCGGCTGGGAAATCGGCTGGTGA